From one Amycolatopsis sp. FDAARGOS 1241 genomic stretch:
- a CDS encoding SAV_6107 family HEPN domain-containing protein, with amino-acid sequence MSVSVVSPTDSGQPQLPLSLRPPVHPAAAALLTQAKRGLADAGNERDPAERFIGAYLAALRGAGAVLAVRGRPRRGRGRPASGWVLLDAVAPELREWSAFFAANSATRAAAEAGITGKVTAESAAELLRATGLFLEVVRRVVHGLPISGEANVA; translated from the coding sequence ATGTCCGTCTCGGTCGTGTCCCCCACGGATTCCGGGCAGCCGCAGCTGCCCCTGTCGCTGCGCCCGCCGGTGCACCCGGCGGCGGCCGCCCTGCTCACCCAGGCCAAGCGCGGGCTGGCCGATGCCGGAAACGAACGCGATCCCGCCGAGCGGTTCATCGGGGCGTACCTCGCGGCGCTGCGCGGCGCGGGTGCGGTGCTCGCCGTGCGCGGGCGGCCGCGCCGGGGCCGCGGGCGTCCGGCCAGCGGCTGGGTGCTGCTCGACGCCGTCGCTCCGGAGCTGCGGGAGTGGTCTGCCTTCTTCGCGGCCAACTCGGCCACGCGCGCGGCCGCCGAAGCCGGCATCACGGGCAAGGTCACGGCCGAGTCGGCCGCCGAACTCCTGCGCGCCACGGGGTTGTTCCTGGAAGTCGTCCGCCGGGTGGTCCACGGACTGCCCATCTCCGGCGAAGCCAATGTCGCGTGA
- a CDS encoding GntR family transcriptional regulator — protein MFRRPVRRLVDSRRGPTLAYEFGWPSRLPGVGGGTRDQARGSCSAALGCRRLKVRSHRRSRLAGCSRRGFPLRPRVIRGGRATRCTSFGPRVPSALERRTPRRQLVDSLRAEIASEELGAGTALVESELNQRFQVSRGTAREALRE, from the coding sequence ATGTTCCGGCGGCCGGTGCGCCGGTTGGTCGATTCACGGCGCGGGCCGACGTTGGCGTACGAGTTCGGGTGGCCTTCGCGGCTGCCCGGCGTCGGGGGCGGCACACGGGATCAAGCCCGGGGTTCGTGCTCGGCAGCCTTGGGCTGTCGGCGCTTGAAGGTTCGAAGCCACCGCCGTAGCCGGCTCGCCGGGTGCAGTCGGCGTGGGTTTCCTTTGCGTCCACGGGTGATCCGAGGTGGCCGCGCGACGAGGTGCACGTCTTTCGGGCCTCGCGTACCCAGCGCGCTCGAGCGGCGCACGCCGCGCCGGCAACTCGTCGACAGCCTCCGCGCCGAAATCGCGTCGGAAGAGCTGGGCGCGGGCACCGCACTGGTGGAAAGCGAGCTCAACCAACGGTTCCAGGTCAGCCGCGGGACCGCCCGAGAGGCGCTGCGCGAATAG
- a CDS encoding YbaK/EbsC family protein, translated as MSSLDHPAVAKVTAALAEAGRRTAAEGVRVLPAEVRTAAHAAEALGVPVGAIANSLVFRARTAAGEEVALLALTSGAHRADPVRLAELAGFAEAGKADADFVREHTGQPIGGVAPVGHPRRLVTLVDTALRAYDEVWAAAGHPKSVFPTTFDELVALTGGTPGALAAGGEDGQP; from the coding sequence ATGAGCTCGCTCGACCATCCCGCCGTCGCCAAGGTCACAGCCGCGCTCGCCGAGGCAGGCCGGCGGACCGCAGCCGAAGGCGTCCGCGTCCTGCCCGCCGAGGTCCGCACCGCGGCGCACGCCGCCGAGGCGCTCGGGGTGCCGGTCGGCGCGATCGCCAACAGCCTCGTCTTCCGCGCGCGCACGGCCGCCGGTGAGGAGGTGGCGCTGCTCGCCCTCACCTCCGGCGCGCACCGCGCCGACCCCGTCCGCCTGGCGGAACTCGCCGGCTTCGCCGAGGCGGGCAAGGCCGACGCGGACTTCGTGCGCGAGCACACCGGCCAGCCCATCGGCGGCGTCGCCCCCGTCGGCCACCCGCGGCGGCTGGTCACGCTCGTCGACACCGCGTTGCGCGCGTACGACGAGGTGTGGGCCGCGGCCGGGCACCCGAAGTCGGTGTTCCCCACGACGTTCGACGAGCTCGTCGCCTTGACCGGGGGCACTCCGGGCGCCCTGGCGGCCGGAGGGGAGGATGGGCAGCCGTGA
- a CDS encoding VOC family protein encodes MVVRPSAGDGCEFDLVFVPEEEPKRGKNRLHLDLASRTDRHQRQVVEQALTLGARPLDVGQGDVPWVVLADPEGNEFCVLEPRPEYSRAGALAALVVDANEPAELAEFWSARLGWPVAASHPVVVTLRGPSGHGPAVEFLRSADVKSGRNRLRVHLGEHPGPAVDPEGNEFA; translated from the coding sequence GTGGTCGTGCGGCCGTCGGCGGGGGACGGCTGCGAGTTCGACCTCGTGTTCGTTCCCGAGGAGGAGCCGAAGCGAGGCAAGAACCGGCTGCACCTCGATCTCGCGAGCCGCACGGACCGCCATCAGCGGCAGGTCGTCGAGCAGGCCCTCACTCTGGGCGCGCGGCCGCTCGACGTCGGCCAGGGTGACGTGCCGTGGGTGGTGCTCGCGGATCCCGAGGGGAACGAGTTCTGCGTCCTCGAACCACGGCCCGAGTACTCGCGCGCGGGGGCGCTCGCGGCGCTTGTGGTCGACGCCAACGAGCCGGCAGAGCTCGCGGAGTTCTGGTCAGCCCGCCTCGGGTGGCCGGTCGCTGCGAGCCATCCGGTGGTCGTCACGCTGCGCGGTCCGTCGGGGCACGGGCCGGCGGTCGAGTTCCTGAGGTCGGCCGACGTGAAGAGCGGGCGCAACCGGCTGCGCGTCCACCTCGGCGAACACCCCGGCCCCGCCGTGGATCCCGAGGGCAACGAGTTCGCCTGA
- a CDS encoding maleylpyruvate isomerase N-terminal domain-containing protein, whose amino-acid sequence MSRELGPVDHGRLLEALEIEARVLGEVAHTASAEAPVPTAPGWTVRELVRHVGSVYGVTLGWLREGRKPAQWQRGPRQDETVADHYAVARDAVIAELAAHDPADHAATWWPADPTYGFWRRRTLHETLVHRVDAERAAGTAHPAVPADLATDGVDEVLTLYFGHRLAVMGLAGTRLGTVGVQTGGHSWIARAGPDRMEAWRCSPEEAEAADELVSGEPANVYLWLWGRAAPTAVISTGGHDLAAQLWALLRLATR is encoded by the coding sequence ATGTCGCGTGAGCTCGGTCCGGTCGACCACGGCCGGTTGCTCGAAGCGCTGGAGATCGAAGCGCGCGTGCTGGGGGAGGTGGCGCACACGGCGTCGGCGGAAGCGCCGGTGCCCACCGCGCCGGGCTGGACGGTGCGCGAGCTGGTCCGCCACGTCGGCAGCGTCTACGGAGTCACCCTCGGCTGGCTGCGCGAAGGGCGCAAGCCCGCACAGTGGCAGCGCGGCCCTCGCCAGGACGAAACGGTGGCCGACCACTACGCCGTCGCGCGCGACGCCGTGATCGCCGAACTCGCCGCCCACGACCCCGCCGACCACGCCGCCACCTGGTGGCCCGCCGACCCGACCTACGGCTTCTGGCGCCGCCGCACGCTCCACGAGACGCTCGTCCACCGCGTCGACGCCGAGCGCGCCGCGGGCACCGCCCACCCGGCCGTGCCCGCCGACCTCGCCACCGACGGTGTCGACGAGGTCCTCACCCTGTACTTCGGCCACCGCCTCGCCGTCATGGGCCTCGCCGGCACCCGTCTCGGCACCGTCGGCGTGCAGACGGGCGGCCACAGCTGGATCGCCCGCGCCGGCCCCGACCGCATGGAGGCGTGGCGCTGCTCGCCGGAGGAAGCCGAAGCCGCCGACGAACTCGTCAGCGGCGAACCGGCCAACGTCTACCTCTGGCTGTGGGGCCGCGCCGCCCCGACCGCCGTGATCTCCACCGGCGGCCACGACCTGGCAGCCCAGCTCTGGGCCCTGCTACGGCTGGCCACCCGCTGA
- a CDS encoding alkaline phosphatase family protein, which translates to MQVTRRRRRVERAATGASGAGRSRKVRLATAGTATLALVVTGTGIGTASTQQFGTQHVTQQTKDGMVVSSDQYLNPIGDRLVVNNGKIMASSISPDGTHLAALTTDGGIALTIVDLKSYKVQQLIGNSASANLKIAGNDVGQEGPSYSPDGKFLWLAQTDGYTKFTVNADGTLANPVSVKIPADGPKHALVAQAVFSPDGTVVYAAVNGQNRVVAINASTGAVLQSWNTGIAPRDLVLVGNKLYASNEGGRMAKPGETTINSYNTPVPANPATGASTTGTVSVIDTANPAAAVKSIDVGLHPTALYTSKGTVFVANTSSNSVSVIDSANDQVVQTIATQPWPAASVGYEPDGITLTQDGHLLVTLGRANAIAVYRYASPKDPASYIGLLPTDYFPTAIATVGKDIVVSNTRGIDAQRPTTAAGHGTHDTTASVQRFQLPDDRTIKSYTPKVFRQNGWTENSVQVANDNRNKKPVPVPQRLGDPSTIKHVFLIVKENRTYDQVYGDMPQGNGDAALAQFGENVTPNQHALAQQFGLYDNTYDIGTNSAEGHNWLMQADDPEYTESSAGEYLRSYDTENDVLGHQKSGFIWTGAQAAGQSVKDFGEFQSMETKPAGGTWQNYYCDAKNMAATGEPSAYPIKTGSAIPSLNDVSVPGFPLFDTSVPDVYKEQVWKQDFEKNGPANLNMFWLSNDHTGGPASPAAQVADNDLATGQIVDEISHSKYWKDSAIFVVEDDSQAGLDHVDGHRAPIQVISPYAQHGVVDNRYYSQIMMIRTIEQILGIQPMNQKDSAATPMATAFTNKPDFTPFTAVPNRTSLTAGLATQPTCGSDVVAPQFAAVQPSTAVPASEQQVASQWAAWQKNQHFTGPGAIPDSANPEQMDHFTWYQVHGWKTPYPGENKIYSPDQVPGAYIPSAESDG; encoded by the coding sequence ATGCAGGTAACACGCCGCCGCAGGCGTGTCGAGAGAGCCGCTACCGGGGCCTCCGGCGCGGGCAGATCCCGCAAGGTCCGCCTCGCCACCGCCGGTACCGCCACTCTCGCGCTCGTGGTGACCGGCACCGGCATCGGTACCGCTTCGACGCAGCAATTCGGCACTCAGCACGTCACGCAGCAGACGAAGGACGGGATGGTCGTCTCGAGCGACCAGTACCTGAACCCGATCGGTGACCGCCTGGTCGTCAACAACGGCAAGATCATGGCCTCGTCGATCAGCCCGGACGGCACGCACCTCGCCGCCCTGACCACTGACGGTGGCATCGCCCTGACGATTGTGGACCTCAAGAGCTACAAGGTCCAGCAGCTGATCGGCAACTCGGCGAGCGCGAACCTCAAGATCGCCGGCAACGACGTCGGCCAGGAAGGCCCGTCGTACTCCCCCGACGGCAAGTTCCTGTGGCTCGCCCAGACCGACGGTTACACCAAGTTCACGGTGAACGCCGACGGCACGCTCGCGAACCCCGTCTCCGTCAAGATCCCTGCCGACGGACCCAAGCACGCCCTGGTCGCCCAGGCCGTGTTCTCGCCCGACGGCACCGTCGTGTACGCCGCTGTGAACGGCCAGAACCGCGTCGTCGCCATCAACGCGTCGACCGGTGCCGTGCTGCAGAGCTGGAACACCGGCATCGCGCCGCGCGACCTGGTTCTGGTGGGCAACAAGCTGTACGCCAGCAACGAGGGCGGCCGGATGGCCAAGCCCGGCGAGACGACGATCAACTCCTACAACACCCCGGTGCCGGCCAACCCCGCCACCGGTGCCTCCACCACCGGCACGGTGAGCGTCATCGACACCGCGAACCCGGCCGCCGCGGTGAAGAGCATCGACGTGGGGCTGCACCCGACCGCGCTGTACACGAGCAAGGGCACGGTGTTCGTCGCGAACACCTCCAGCAACTCGGTGTCCGTGATCGACTCGGCCAATGACCAGGTCGTCCAGACCATCGCGACCCAGCCGTGGCCCGCGGCGTCGGTGGGGTACGAGCCCGACGGCATCACGCTCACCCAGGACGGGCACCTGCTGGTGACGCTGGGCCGCGCCAACGCGATCGCCGTCTACCGCTACGCCAGCCCGAAGGACCCGGCCAGCTACATCGGCCTGCTGCCGACGGACTACTTCCCGACCGCGATCGCCACGGTGGGTAAGGACATCGTCGTGTCCAACACCCGCGGCATCGACGCCCAGCGCCCGACCACGGCCGCCGGGCACGGCACGCACGACACGACCGCCAGCGTGCAGCGTTTCCAGCTGCCCGACGACCGGACGATCAAGTCGTACACGCCGAAGGTGTTCAGGCAGAACGGCTGGACCGAGAACTCCGTGCAGGTCGCGAACGACAACCGCAACAAGAAGCCGGTGCCGGTGCCGCAGCGCCTCGGTGACCCTTCGACGATCAAGCACGTCTTCCTGATCGTCAAGGAGAACCGGACCTACGACCAGGTCTACGGTGACATGCCGCAGGGCAACGGCGACGCGGCGCTGGCGCAGTTCGGCGAGAACGTGACGCCGAACCAGCACGCGCTGGCCCAGCAGTTCGGGCTGTACGACAACACGTACGACATCGGCACGAACTCCGCTGAAGGCCACAACTGGCTGATGCAGGCCGACGACCCGGAGTACACCGAATCCTCGGCCGGTGAGTACCTGCGCAGCTACGACACCGAGAACGACGTGCTCGGTCACCAGAAGTCCGGCTTCATCTGGACCGGCGCGCAGGCGGCCGGCCAGAGCGTCAAGGACTTCGGCGAGTTCCAGTCGATGGAGACCAAGCCCGCCGGCGGGACCTGGCAGAACTACTACTGCGACGCCAAGAACATGGCCGCGACCGGTGAGCCCAGCGCTTACCCGATCAAGACCGGTTCGGCGATCCCGTCGCTGAACGACGTGTCGGTGCCCGGCTTCCCGCTGTTCGACACCAGCGTGCCGGACGTCTACAAGGAACAGGTCTGGAAGCAGGACTTCGAGAAGAACGGTCCCGCGAACCTGAACATGTTCTGGCTGTCCAACGACCACACCGGTGGCCCGGCGAGCCCGGCCGCTCAGGTCGCGGACAACGACCTCGCCACGGGGCAGATCGTCGACGAGATCTCGCACAGCAAGTACTGGAAGGACTCGGCCATCTTCGTGGTCGAGGACGACTCGCAGGCCGGTCTGGACCACGTCGACGGCCACCGGGCGCCGATCCAGGTCATCAGCCCGTATGCGCAGCACGGTGTGGTCGACAACCGGTACTACTCGCAGATCATGATGATCCGCACGATCGAGCAGATCCTCGGGATCCAGCCGATGAACCAGAAGGACAGCGCGGCCACCCCGATGGCGACTGCCTTCACGAACAAGCCGGACTTCACGCCGTTCACCGCGGTGCCGAACCGGACGTCGCTGACGGCCGGTCTCGCAACGCAGCCGACGTGTGGTTCGGACGTCGTGGCTCCGCAGTTCGCGGCTGTTCAGCCGAGCACCGCGGTGCCGGCCAGCGAGCAGCAGGTCGCGTCCCAGTGGGCGGCGTGGCAGAAGAACCAGCACTTCACCGGTCCGGGCGCGATCCCGGACTCCGCCAACCCCGAGCAGATGGACCACTTCACGTGGTACCAGGTGCACGGGTGGAAGACCCCGTACCCCGGTGAGAACAAGATCTACTCGCCGGACCAGGTGCCGGGTGCCTACATCCCCTCGGCTGAGTCGGACGGCTGA